In a genomic window of Homo sapiens chromosome Y genomic patch of type FIX, GRCh38.p14 PATCHES HG1532_PATCH:
- the LOC124909294 gene encoding testis-specific Y-encoded protein 3, translating to MRPEGSLTYRVPERLRQGFCGVGRAAQALVCASAKEGTAFRMEAVQEGAAGVESEQAALGEEAVLLLDDIMAEVEVVAEEEGLVERREEAQRAQQAVPGPGPMTPESALEELLAVQVELEPVNAQARKAFSRQREKMERRRKPHLDRRGAVIQSVPGFWANVIANHPQMSALITDEDEDMLSYMVSLEVEEEKHPVHLCKIMLFFRSNPYFQNKVITKEYLVNITEYRASHSTPIEWYPDYEVEAYRRRHHNSSLNFFNWFSDHNFAGSNKIAEILCKDLWRNPLQYYKRMKPPEEGTETSGDSQLLS from the exons ATGCGCCCTGAGGGCTCGCTGACCTACCGGGTGCCAGAGAGGCTGCGGCAGGGTTTCTGTGGCGTGGGTCGGGCAgcacaggccttggtgtgtgcgAGTGCCAAGGAGGGCACCGCCTTCAGGATGGAGGCTGTACAGGAGGGGGCGGCCGGGGTGGAGAGTGAGCAGGCGGCTTTGGGGGAGGAGGCGGTGCTGCTGTTGGATGACATAATggcggaggtggaggtggtggcggAGGAGGAGGGCCTCGTGGAGCGGCGGGAGGAGGCCCAGCGGGCACAGCaggctgtgcctggccctgggcccaTGACCCCAGAGTCTGCACTGGAGGAGCTGCTGGCCGTTCAGGTGGAGCTGGAGCCGGTTAATGCCCAAGCCAGGAAGGCCTTTTCTCGGCAGCGGGAAAAGATGGAGCGGAGGCGCAAGCCCCACCTAGACCGCAGAGGCGCCGTCATCCAGAGCGTCCCTGGCTTCTGGGCCAATGTT ATTGCAAACCACCCCCAGATGTCAGCCCTGATCACTGACGAAGATGAAGACATGCTGAGCTACATGGTCAGCCTGGAG GTGGAAGAAGAGAAGCATCCTGTTCATCTCTGCAAGATCATGTTGTTCTTTCGGAGTAACCCCTACTTCCAGAATAAAGTGATTACCAAGGAATATCTGGTGAACATCACAG AATACAGGGCTTCTCATTCCACTCCAATTGAGTGGTATCCGGATTATGAAGTGGAGGCCTATCGCCGCAGACACCACAACAGCAGCCTTAACTTCTTCAACTGGTTCTCTGACCACAACTTCGCAGGATCTAACAAGATTGCTGAG ATCCTATGTAAGGACCTGTGGCGCAATCCCCTGCAATACTACAAGAGGATGAAGCCACCTGAAGAGGGAACAGAGACGTCAG